The following coding sequences lie in one Oceanicola sp. 502str15 genomic window:
- the cydB gene encoding cytochrome d ubiquinol oxidase subunit II, translating into MPLAEGVSFDLTVIWAFIIAFSVLVYVVLDGFDLGLGMLFALEPKRRDRDVMMNSVAPVWDGNETWLVMGGGGLFAAFPLAYALILPAIYAPIIAMLLALVFRGVAFEFRWRTERFKPLWDVAFIGGSALAALSQGVALGAILQGIEIDEAARAYSGGWWDWLTPFSLTVGLAVMVGYMLLGACWLVLKTSGDLQNRMRRWAMLFAPLTVGFIAIISLWTPFLQEGYYARWFSGWGWGLAAAVAALTAAAFFGLITRLRMAAAETSPFLLALLLFTLCFGGLGVSMFPYIVPTEVTIWEAAAPEASQVFMLIGAGILIPVILAYTAFAYWVFRGKIDPDKGYH; encoded by the coding sequence ATGCCCCTCGCTGAAGGTGTCTCCTTCGACCTCACCGTGATCTGGGCCTTCATCATTGCCTTCTCGGTGCTGGTCTACGTCGTGCTCGACGGCTTCGACCTCGGCCTCGGCATGCTCTTTGCGCTGGAGCCAAAGCGAAGGGACCGCGACGTGATGATGAACTCGGTCGCCCCGGTCTGGGACGGCAACGAGACTTGGCTGGTCATGGGCGGCGGCGGGCTGTTCGCGGCCTTTCCGCTGGCCTACGCGCTGATCCTCCCGGCGATCTACGCGCCGATCATCGCCATGCTGCTTGCGCTCGTGTTCCGCGGCGTGGCCTTCGAGTTCCGCTGGCGCACCGAGCGCTTCAAACCGCTCTGGGACGTGGCCTTCATCGGCGGCTCGGCGCTGGCCGCGCTGTCGCAGGGCGTGGCCCTCGGCGCCATCCTTCAGGGCATCGAGATCGACGAGGCCGCCCGCGCCTACTCCGGCGGATGGTGGGACTGGCTCACCCCCTTCTCCCTCACCGTCGGCCTGGCGGTCATGGTCGGCTACATGCTGCTTGGCGCCTGTTGGCTGGTTCTCAAGACCTCGGGCGACCTGCAGAACCGGATGCGCCGTTGGGCCATGCTCTTTGCCCCGCTCACCGTGGGCTTCATCGCCATCATCAGCCTCTGGACGCCCTTCCTGCAGGAAGGCTACTACGCCCGCTGGTTCTCCGGCTGGGGCTGGGGCCTTGCCGCCGCGGTCGCGGCCCTCACCGCCGCCGCCTTCTTCGGCCTCATCACCCGGCTGCGCATGGCCGCTGCCGAAACCTCGCCCTTCCTGCTGGCCCTGCTCCTCTTCACCCTCTGCTTCGGGGGGCTCGGGGTGTCGATGTTCCCCTACATCGTGCCCACCGAGGTCACGATCTGGGAGGCCGCCGCGCCCGAGGCGAGCCAGGTCTTCATGCTGATTGGCGCCGGTATCCTGATCCCGGTGATCCTCGCCTACACCGCCTTCGCCTATTGGGTCTTCCGCGGCAAGATCGACCCGGACAAGGGCTACCACTGA
- a CDS encoding DUF2474 family protein has protein sequence MRRIAWFVALYAGAVLALGLVALAIRAALGL, from the coding sequence ATGCGCCGCATTGCGTGGTTTGTGGCGCTCTACGCCGGGGCGGTGCTGGCGCTCGGCCTCGTCGCCCTTGCCATCCGCGCCGCTCTCGGTCTCTGA